The nucleotide window GTGTCCCGGGTCGCTGGCGAACTGCGGGTTCCTCGCTCCCTGCGGATCCGTGCTCCCGGGCTCGAGGCGCAGGCGCTTGCGGAGTTCGGTGAAGCCTCCACTGAGGCGCCAGGGGCCCAGGACCTGCCACGACGCCCATGCTTCCACGCCGTACACGGGTCCCTCGATCCTGTTCTCGAATATCACGGGCGCCGCCGTGGCACTGCGCAACTTGTCCCATTGGTGGAGGAATGCCGTGACCGACCCGGTGACGACGCTGATCGGCCGCGCCCGATACCCGAGCTGGAACACGTCGGCGACCTCGGCCACGAAATTCGGGCCACCGAACACGCCGCCCAGCGGGCGGATGACGTCCCGGTCGAACCGCGCCGGGGCGCGCACGGCCCGTGAGACGGCGGCCCAGAGGAGGTGGTCGCCGGAGGGCTTCCAGGCCAGCCGGACGTGTGGGCAGATACTCCCATCCCGTGTAGCCGTTCCGCTCCAGCTTGATGCCGGCCGTGAGATGGAG belongs to Candidatus Polarisedimenticolia bacterium and includes:
- a CDS encoding TonB-dependent receptor, with product MSRPASSWSGTATRDGSICPHVRLAWKPSGDHLLWAAVSRAVRAPARFDRDVIRPLGGVFGGPNFVAEVADVFQLGYRARPISVVTGSVTAFLHQWDKLRSATAAPVIFENRIEGPVYGVEAWASWQVLGPWRLSGGFTELRKRLRLEPGSTDPQGARNPQFASDPGHQWMLRSSLSVWTRHDLDATVRHVAALSNPSVPAYTAVDLRYAWRLRPDLELSLKGQNLFDRSHPEFNAAPGRSEFERAVLLRARWSR